CGAAATCGGTCATAATGAACTCTGGAGCGTTTTCTGCCTCGGCCAGCGATTTGAAGCTCAACTGCTTGGGCATTTTCACCTGCGTTGCAATGCCACCGCGCAAGTACGGACTTAGCTTGCTCGTATCGCCAATGCTGAAGGTGTAAGGTCCAAGCACCTTGATCTTCATCGGAGCCGATCCGTTCAGCTCCGTCATTCCTTGAACCTacgaagagaaaataaaaattcaatcaatcttTGTTACACTTAActtcttactttttttcttggcttaatgatctGCTAGGTCATTTAATGAATTACGAGACTTGTAGATATTCCACGTAGCCTACTACGTCCATAGCCTATTctcactacaggggaacggtccggaagggattttacaaccggtcttgccgtgtgaaaaagcgcgaaactgtcgccacgCCACTAGATCACGCTAAATACTAAACAATGATTTATAATTCCTTTTATTTCAATAAGGTGCGTCCCGGAAAAGCAATAGCGAAAATTGGGGCAAGAGTGCCACGTTAAGCAATTTATGCTGTaacttatttaaaaatgtttttgtaaaGCTGAATTTGTTCTCATTATCATTTTACAAATGTGCTGATTTTTTGCGTATTGGCGCAAAGTTGCCATCCATACGGGGTAAGACAACGCTCTTAGttcaaataattgaaaattatgaaaaaattaaatatatcagATGTTTCATTACTATATACTAGGGGTAAATGTGGTTCACCAGATTCTCCTCGCTtgggttttaaaaatagtttcataacGACCAGAAAATAGCTTCTTAGTGGTAATAGGATTTACCTCTTTGGCTTTGGCTTTGGAAATGCTAgaagcatttaaaatattttttttcgggatTTTAATTCCAATCTAGAATTGAGATCTCGTATTTGTGAACAAtaatttttaacgtttttttaatagctgttttatataaaattaaagACAAGCTTGTCCCAAAATACTCCTCCATCCCCTGCACGTAGTGATGGTCCTTTTGCctcaaattttttgtttattttgagttttccgccataaaacaattatttttaagctGTCTTcgtgatttgaattttttatctCAACTTTGTCGTGTAATTCacagttttttaaatatttttttttctttctgttttgaGAACTATTTTAACTGAATGATATATATTATAAGATTACATTAAATTTTGTTGACCGAcagaaataaatgataaaagtgaaaaatcattttctatttcatttattttaagtttgacGGCTTGTGCCGTAtagtcaacaccgcatgtgccGACTGTTTTTATAAACTAGATTAACGGGGCATTTCCACCCTGTTTTTTGTCTTATCCCTGGCAGAAAAAATGACtattatttatgaaatttgGTATACTATATCTAGTCTCAGGTAATAGCTACTAAGTGGGTAAAAAATACTAAGTGGCTCACTTTCCTTATAAGGCAAACTTAACCCAAATTGTGGGTATATACAACCAAAGTTGAGTGAAGCACTCTACCTCCTGGTACCTTTTAACCTAAAATATCATTACAACAAGTAATGAACATaatataaatgtttaaaaaaactgaaactcATGTTTCAAAGGAAATGCCTTTTTCTTTACAGCcttcaacaatatttttttaaaaacatttgtaGATGGCGCTATATGTTCTAGAATACACATGTTTGGTTACTATGGCTCAAAGAACAGTACTAGCTGATTCATTAGTAGCATTATTCGTCCCAATTGCTGGTATCTATGCTGGTATGTATGTTCCAAACGTTAAACAATGATATCGATTAGTCCTAATTAAATTTACTGCTACTTCCTTTGCTCCACTGAGTATTATAGTACATGCTTACGGGGACTGgacattttgtattttgtcgTGTTTGATTGACTTATTTCCCATTTGGGTCGCCTAATGCAGTGATGCGCAGCGCTTTGAAATAAGAATGCACAATAATAATCAAATAGATTAAGCTGTCTAAAGACATCAAAAGGTTCACGGTTCTGTGCTACAGCGGAACTGCTTTGAAAGTCAAGTAAAGCCAAAAACGATCGATTAGCCAACAACAGTGTGGCAACCATGCTAGACCatcgcagcaacagcaaactttGAGTTTCGTTGCTAGGGTCGATACATATCACACTGACGTAAAATTGAAAGCCTCAATAACCTCTCAATATCGTTTGTAGTAGACATTTCATATTCTCTGATTAATTGATTGTATCTAATTACAGTTTTTGAGATACTTTTCATCAAGGGactgtatttcttttttcagtAATATCCTACAATTTAAACCATCATTTGGTAGTGGAGCAACACAAAGCCGATATAGACAAAGAAAGTGAAGTACACGCAGATATGCAGCAGACAGGATTACAACAGAGCAGCCAGAAAAAAGACCGTAACGCATCGCTCTCCACCCAACGGTTTCATGCCACAGCAAGTTGCATTTTCACGCAAGTGAATGGCTCGGTCGAGACATCGCAATGAcaatcatgatgatgatgatgatgatgatgtcagATGATGCGACGCAAGAAACAAGgaaatttcaacaacaaagAGCAGCAATAGTCTTGGCAGAAAAACAAGGCGGTAGTAAACGTGGTCGTCGTTTAACATCACCCAGAGTCTGAAAATGCACGATTGAATGTAAACGTTGTAGACTTTTTTTTGAACAAACAACATATCTCGTCCACAGCATGATGAGAGCAGGTTATCAATCTAATCTCCCTTTTTACAATCACATTTCAAGCGATTGTttcaaagaaaagcaaaagtgaCATGGAAATATCATCCGCTTGAGTTATGACTCATTACAACCTTCATCTCCTCCATCAAAACCCCCGAAATAGCCAACCATTTAATCGTTCATATGATAGTAGAGAAATTgcgctcacacacatacacatacagcAACAGTgtgttcacacacacacacaagtacacGCGCGCGTTTTTCGGCCACCCCTGGATAGAGGCACCCTCTATAAGCACGGAGACACCAACCACCACGGATCGGAACGGAGAAAAGATTCAGATTTCGAGAGTGCGCTCATTTTCCTCCCTCGGCAAAATTTCACCATCCCAGCCAACGAAAGCACACACggacgcacgcacgcacgcacgtacgCACACTGCAATCAATTTCACGTCATTGCGTATTCAACGCCGTCGACGGACAAGGTTTGCTTTGATATGGACCATATACCAAGTGATTATTTTATGCTCTATGCACCGTTACGGATACCAACATTAAAGTTTTCATCATATCGTGCGTGCTTTTgcacaaaaataaagtttccTCATTTTTCCCCATGTAACATTcacgtaaacacacacacaaacaacgccCGATTCTCTTCCACTTGACTCCCCTTCCAGttgccacatacacacacaagcacgcacAGGTTCATCAACTAGGGGATACTTACCTCCGTAAAGGTAACATAATCGCCATCCTCGAATCCGTGGCGCGTTTCATCTACGCACGTAACGACACTCTCGACATCGTTCGTAATGCTGGCCACCATGGCCGAGCTCGGATTAGCCCCATTCTGGTCGTACACGGTAAAATCGTTTCCAAAGTCACAGAACACCTGGGCGAACAGGCCACGGGTATCGGCCACAATGAGGGCGATGTTGTGCCGATGGGTGATTTCGGCAACACGCCGTTGTTCGGCGGGCGAGGCCAGTGTCAGCACCACGACCCGGAACTTTTGCAAAAATTCCTCCGTCAGCTCGCCCGTGTACGCCACCGTCGGTACGTAGTGGTTGAGTTCGGAGAGCTGCTGGCAGCTGGCCTCCGCACGGTTCCGCCCAGTGGCCACATCGTCCGCGGTCAGGTAGAACTGAGACGATAGATCGCCGACCGTGCAAACAGCCGTGTCATGCAGGGTGACAGACTTCACTCCACCGAGAATCACGTTCTTTGCTACCTCGACGCCGAGCCCGCCCAGCCCGGAAATCAACACATCCGAACGGGCCATCCGACGCATCGCGTCATGACCGAGCACGTACAGCTGGCGCGAGTATAGGCCCTCGTCGATTTCCTGGGCGCCAGCACctgcagcaccaccaccgccggaaTTGTTCTCCACGGACGGCACGGGAGCGGAGCCATTGTTATTGGACGTCGCCATTACTACTACTGCAGCGGCTGCGGCCGATGATGGTGCAGAGCGCTCAATCGCTGGCGATGACGAATGCGGCGGCTGCTCGTGCTCGGGCGGCTGTGTCAGCGACGGCGTCGGCGATGGCAGCTTCCGCTTTTTGGCGGCTGGGGGATCGACGAAGCTGTCACGAAACTCACCACTAGACATTAAGCCAAACCGGGTGCGTCCGTGACGAAGACGGAGGTGGAGGAGGACTTGAGATGATTTCTTTCCCTCTCCTTGGTTTCCAACTGTCTTCCGGGCGCGTACACCGTTCGCGTGCGCACTCCCTTTTAGCTACCGGGTGTGTGCTTTATAGCGTCGGCACCCTCGGCGAACAATGAGTTTTGAGGTTACAATGCGTTTCTATGGGCCAGCCCTCTCTCTGGAACTCTGGCAGCCCAACGAGCTAACTTTGCTTCCTCACCGACGTTACGGTTGCACTTCTTGCTGATTCTAACTACGTTTGCTGTgaagaaaatttaagaaaacaaaaacgattcgCTACATTAAAACACGCCGACGTCGTCGAAATTGTCACGAGCCAAAAAACGATTCGCTGCTATGACAAGACTGAACATGAACTTCTTGCAGCTGTATGTGTTCTGATCCGTTTTGCTCGTACGCCAGACGGCGGCTGcaattgacacacacacacacacacacgcgtaaaatcgcaaaacaccGCTTAGAAACTACGCGTTGCTTCCTTTAAGTATTCGATCGTAAATCttctaaaaattcattttattcttgCTCGTTTCAATCCATATTcttacgcacacgcacacattgcACATTTACCGATCTTTTCAACATACTTTTCTTCTAAACACGTTCCAACATTTTGCACACGCCGGACAAATTTGTGTGTATGGCAAATGCTCCCGTACCAACAGACGGCCGAAAATTAGCAATGGCTTTCTTTGATTGAAAATGCTGCTGCCGGCAACAGTTTACGTTTAAACGACACGGTTCATTTCTCGCCCTTGCTAGATCAGGCAGAAAATCGAATACGCTGACGGTCGGAAAATATGTACCACACATGCACGGATGCCTGCAACCGAATGCACTCTCCACTACACTCGCATTTTGGTAAAAGCATCCATATGGCAATAGGTGATCTACGTGTAGGAAATAGAACTGGCACTGTTCTTCAAATTCCAGCCTCAAAtaccatgcacacacacacgcccgcaCGTTCGTGCACAAGCGGAGCAGCCATGGATCGGTCAACCGGGTGGAGGATGTTCAGTCGTCTTTCCTGATTAGTCCAGGAATTCGCAACCAATCTTACATGCACCCGGTTAATTTGTGCAAAGAAATGGTTACCCTTCCGAATCTGCATTCAAGCAAAACTTACTTATCTTCAATTTCACACTGCAACTCTACATTAAACCTTATCGATGCAGTATCGTCCGACATCGGTTGCTTGCAGATCGAAACTATGGTCACACGCGCCTTTGATAGGAAACCTTTTTTCTACTCGATAATGTTTTGCGTTCAGCAAGCTTATTCGATGTTGATTGTTAACTACACGCGGAAACGCAATACACAGGAATATGGTGCAAAAATTATACTTGAGTTCGCAGCAAAGACTGCAATCGACACGGCGACGGCAAGTGAAGCGGctacgatgctgaaagcaaatATGACAAGCCAGACGGCGGctgcatatttttttgtttacagttCCGCACGAAATGGCCGCCTTGTTAAGCCGGTTGAGGTGGTTTAATTCACCACCGGCGGCTCTTCCGTTTCACTTGACAGTCGTGGTGAATATGTATGAAGATTTAAAATGATCGTTGGCTGGCGAAAAATAGCCGCCTGAAAGAAGTAAAATTCGTCACCTTTGCATCCTGTGTACAACAAAGCATAATTTCATCTGGATTTACCTTTCTCCAAAATACAACGCACACCATATCCATCAACACTactattttcattcatttattttgctaGATAAAATTGTGGCGTATCCAATGAAGAaagtttttctgtgttttaaTGTCGTGGCAATTGCACTTCATAATTCGATCATACTTATAAATCCCTGCGCTTCAGTACGTTATCAcatgattttcctttccattacATTTTGTCTTTGTTGATCGATGACGATGCGTTCGGCATGGTTCTGCATGCATTCATTTAGCTGATCATGCTGCAATGAGAATGGAAAGTAAatattctatttaaaaaagaacCTTGTTAAGAAACATGTTATACGTATATTCTAGGCAAAAATGTGCATATTTCGTATGACTATCAAGCCGTTTCATATTTGTCAACAAAAGATTTGCAATAACAGTTTCGCTGAGAGCGGACAAACTTTCAACCGGACGATCACATTATTGTACATGCACCATGCATCTACGGGCTTCTACGTACGTACAGTAATTGAGCATTCCCCAAGCAGGGGATTGTGAGCATctacgaacgaaaaaaatggTTCGCTTAGCTACCTGTTTCACAAGGGCGAAATGTTGCTTTCGGCATCAAGCGACACCAGGCTACCGAATACGTTCCGCCTCAATGGCAGAAGACCTTCATCCGTCGATTTACTCTTTGCGAACAGATTGTTCTCTTTCCGGACAAACATTGGCGTTCCTGTTTTATGGGCACTAGTCGCCCTCACTTGTGCTGAACGTCTCCAGTATGGTTGAGACGCAGCATTCGAACGAGCCGTCTGATACGGGATTTGCGTGAGGCTACGATTAGAAAGGGTAAGACGGTAGGTCAATTTTCACTATTCGAATTAACACTCGAAACCCATTTTGAAGGTGCCtttggtttttccttcactgtCCCAAATCACTGGGAAGTTGTTTGGATCTCTTGCGAGGTAAGTAGTATATGCCGCGCTCATTACGAGATTTCAACTTACTCTATAATTCTTGTCTGACTCGATCTTGCCTGACTTGGATCCGAATGGCGACTGTCGGCTGAGCCTTTACGGGAGGCCAGCTTTACGCTATGACCCGTTCCGTTCGATCGATTTGTATTGTCCCACGAATTATTGCGCTTCAAGTTGTTAGCAATGGTGGTAATGCTGCAAATGAAAgtttaatttactttacaTCGGCTTGTAAGTTACTCATCACTTAATCCACGTACCTGTCCCCAATCCGGCGTTTGTCCAATTCTTTCTGCAACAGTTCCGGAATTTTATTCTCATTTGCCGACACACGCCCATCCAGCGATTCGTTACGATACCGGTTCATGCTATCTGCACTGGAACTCAGTGGATTGCGCCATATATTCGACACTTCCACGTCTCCGCTCGCGGCAGACAAATTTAGCATTTCGGCAGAAAACGTCGGCCTAGCCGGTATGATCGGGGAACGGCAGCATACTCTACCAATATGTCAAAGAATAGAATCTTCATTTATTGCTCCAACAATATGGGACGGATGCAACCACAATACTTACGAATTTACATCCTCCAACTTTTTGAGCAATCGTTCATTCTCCCGACAAACCAGCTCCTGATCACGAATGATCATTTCTCGCGTCGAGTATAGCTCGGCGTTCTCCTGCCGAAGCGCTTGGTTTTCCATGATGTACACCTTTACCAGCTCCTTCAGCTCGTTACCTTCCATATCGGTAAGCTTTTCCAGATCCACTTTCGGCGGTGTGTGTGGTACTGGTCTACGCTCCAACAGATCCACCTGGCTGTTGATGTCCTGCGCTTCCGACTGAAGGTTGAGTGCCGTTCGGAGATGTTCATTTTCTACTTGCAGAGCTCCGATTTCCCGCTTCAAGCTCAAGATCAGTGCTTCCCGTGGGTCCATCACGATGATCGGTTTCGTGCGGATGCGTTTTGCACGTGCTGCATAGCGCAGTGTGTTTACCGTTTCGGTCACATTCGAGTGCGCGGGTGATATGCATGCGATCTGTAAATAGATTTCGAAAGACATAGGAGCCAGAGGCTTTTTTCTCGTAATAATCTTTCGCCGCAACAACAACCTACCATCAACGTGACTCCATTGCCCGCAAGACTGTCCGCTAGCAGTTTTGTTAGCTTGCTGTCCCGGTACGGAATGTGACCACTACGTTTCTTCGAGTCACTTAACGAAGCAATACAGTACCCTAGCAAAAATAGAATCCAATAGACGTTTGTTTTCGATGCAATGCCCTTTTGCTACTCACCCAACACCATTAAACTCTTGTTGATGTTATTCGCCTCCTCCAGCGTTTTGCCCTCACTGTGCGTTTTCTTCGTCATCTCGCTGCCGGCCAAATCGACAAAGTTAATTTTGCCTTGCTTTGAAATGAACACACCACCCTCGGCCTGTTGTTCGGAGGTGATGTGCACCGTGAGGATCGTGTGGCTGCGGGACGAATAATCGTTCATCAGGTGAGAACCAACGTGTCGATTTCGCATTCCTGTAAATGGGACGTGCAGGGCGGGAAGAAAGAGGAGGATAATTCAATCAAGGTTCGATTTCAATGCGACCTACAACACCGCAAGGTAGAATTATTCATGCCCTCCATGCGTCATAGCAACGTGTTACGTACCTTCCTCCAGGACCGCTAGTAGATCATCCAATTCCTCACAGTCGACGGTGAAGAGATtctccacaaaaaaaccacGTGATTTTTTGGACCACCTGACGGCGAGAGGCTTTCTTGCAGTGCCAGGATTCAATAGGTCTATCACCTGGAAGAGAAAAGTATGTAAAATTCGTATATAATTCTTCGATTataatacatttatttttaaaaaatggcaTAAGAACAATTTCCACAATAGAACTGAAGCTTAAACGTACggaattcaattaaaagcaTGCCCTCGCATTACAgcgaaatgcaacaaaaaaaatcgatcattTCCAGCCTGCATAAATCATTACCGTTCGCCTTACAGGTTGTGGCAGTGAAGATAATTGCCGCCGCTTCCTATCTAATTCAATGTGCCACTACTTCTCACCCACAGGCAACACCCGGTTCCCGAACTGTGTGATGCGAAAATCCATCCCATACGTCCGCTAAGTCCCCTAGCACGATCGATTTATGAACCCGTTCGTCGAATTATGAACCAGAGTCAAGGCCAGTTTGACCGCGGTTTCTTCTGCCGGGACAGCAAAACGATTTCATCATACGTGCCGTTGCACGTGCAAGTGAGGTGTTAGTGTAGGTTTGCTGTTGCACTGTGATGTCCTGGTGGTGGGCGCAGAcagaatgtgtttttgtgtcatGCAAGGATCCAATtattcattccattttttatGGCTCACCGAGTCGAAGCTGCTTGTTTGCTCTGTTTGGCGCGTTGGCAATTGCCGGAACACAACATGTACATTACCTAAGAGGCACTGCTAGAAATTGCGCTTTAGATGAGCTGCAGAGAAGCCCATAAGCTGAAGAGGGACCATTAATTTCAAGGAAATCTATACTGCAAAATAGCTAGTTTGTACTGTATCAGAACATTTGTATAAGGACCTTATTCGTACAGGATACCGGATACGTTCACACCAATTCCGGTGGCCTTTAGAATCTTCTCTATATCCCCTACCCGCTGTATATCACTACACGTatgcaaatgaaattttaaattttaatgctcATTGAACATGTCGGCACGATGgtcgacacacacatacacggggGCCGTACTTGCGTGCTTGCAAATCACGCCACACAACAAGCAGCAGAGATCGatacaaaattcaaattgattgCACCTGTGATCGGTGCAAACAAGCGGTTTACACACAACATTCCTTCCTCTCACCTTTTCGTTGTAGATCTCCAGGAAGGATGCCTTCAGGATAAAGTTGGTATCTTTTCGCTCTTGCAGCAACTTGAACAAATACAGAAAGGAGCGAAAAACCAACCCATGATCTTCGTGTGCCGGGTCTGGTTTGCGATAAAactgaaaccaaaaatatacatCCACAAATTAAAACGCTTTCTTTACCATTTCTATATAAATAACGCTTGCCGCTTACCAACTCCGGTGGTCCCGTAAGCGTATGTGTTTTACCCGAACCGGTCTGACCGTAGCAAAATGCCGTACAGCTAAAGCCTTCGATCGCCATCTCGATCAGCCGCTTTATGCCAGAGTATTGCAGAACATCGTCCTGTGAAGCGCCTGGTTCGAATACTACGT
This genomic window from Anopheles maculipalpis chromosome 2RL, idAnoMacuDA_375_x, whole genome shotgun sequence contains:
- the LOC126568826 gene encoding kinesin-like protein KIF12 isoform X2 → MKRSNSLNNKYNNNATATQTRRSNSIERMNNGKVYRGRSPLRNSTSNLSTTSGAIGNPNGTGRNHPVLIRSRGNDIGSIDNLDNITQASTGSSNSMPGTPEDNINVVVRVRPLSNKEARHGDEMVVQFPGNGQILCDGIPLSSGAGGQKPKLFSYNVVFEPGASQDDVLQYSGIKRLIEMAIEGFSCTAFCYGQTGSGKTHTLTGPPELFYRKPDPAHEDHGLVFRSFLYLFKLLQERKDTNFILKASFLEIYNEKVIDLLNPGTARKPLAVRWSKKSRGFFVENLFTVDCEELDDLLAVLEEGMRNRHVGSHLMNDYSSRSHTILTVHITSEQQAEGGVFISKQGKINFVDLAGSEMTKKTHSEGKTLEEANNINKSLMVLGYCIASLSDSKKRSGHIPYRDSKLTKLLADSLAGNGVTLMIACISPAHSNVTETVNTLRYAARAKRIRTKPIIVMDPREALILSLKREIGALQVENEHLRTALNLQSEAQDINSQVDLLERRPVPHTPPKVDLEKLTDMEGNELKELVKVYIMENQALRQENAELYSTREMIIRDQELVCRENERLLKKLEDVNSVCCRSPIIPARPTFSAEMLNLSAASGDVEVSNIWRNPLSSSADSMNRYRNESLDGRVSANENKIPELLQKELDKRRIGDSITTIANNLKRNNSWDNTNRSNGTGHSVKLASRKGSADSRHSDPSQARSSQTRIIDMIS
- the LOC126568826 gene encoding kinesin-like protein KIF12 isoform X1, with product MVYKPPGTSISSRGISPQRPQYPASNQRGDIQQRGRRRGGALAGEAFPATTTYSNSVRSKLNNHVPAGDRGTGTGGSMKRSNSLNNKYNNNATATQTRRSNSIERMNNGKVYRGRSPLRNSTSNLSTTSGAIGNPNGTGRNHPVLIRSRGNDIGSIDNLDNITQASTGSSNSMPGTPEDNINVVVRVRPLSNKEARHGDEMVVQFPGNGQILCDGIPLSSGAGGQKPKLFSYNVVFEPGASQDDVLQYSGIKRLIEMAIEGFSCTAFCYGQTGSGKTHTLTGPPELFYRKPDPAHEDHGLVFRSFLYLFKLLQERKDTNFILKASFLEIYNEKVIDLLNPGTARKPLAVRWSKKSRGFFVENLFTVDCEELDDLLAVLEEGMRNRHVGSHLMNDYSSRSHTILTVHITSEQQAEGGVFISKQGKINFVDLAGSEMTKKTHSEGKTLEEANNINKSLMVLGYCIASLSDSKKRSGHIPYRDSKLTKLLADSLAGNGVTLMIACISPAHSNVTETVNTLRYAARAKRIRTKPIIVMDPREALILSLKREIGALQVENEHLRTALNLQSEAQDINSQVDLLERRPVPHTPPKVDLEKLTDMEGNELKELVKVYIMENQALRQENAELYSTREMIIRDQELVCRENERLLKKLEDVNSVCCRSPIIPARPTFSAEMLNLSAASGDVEVSNIWRNPLSSSADSMNRYRNESLDGRVSANENKIPELLQKELDKRRIGDSITTIANNLKRNNSWDNTNRSNGTGHSVKLASRKGSADSRHSDPSQARSSQTRIIDLTQIPYQTARSNAASQPYWRRSAQVRATSAHKTGTPMFVRKENNLFAKSKSTDEGLLPLRRNVFGSLVSLDAESNISPL